The genome window GCCACCAGTGtattttcatctttatttttaatattcatgAATGGAAACTGGTGGGAGGACATTGCTGTTCATATCTTGGCAATCTCACATGAAGAAGTGCCTGATTTTTACAGGTTTTGAATGACAGATGATTCAAGTTTGAATGGCAGATGAAGTTCAGTCATTAACACAGGAGATGTGCAGACATATACACTTcccaaaaaaatggaatttatgtGGTTGAATGTTCAGGGTCTGCATGCAGGACTCAACAGAGAAGGGATGGGGATCTCTGACCATGTTTTTTGCATTAAATATTTACAGTTAGCATTTTTCTGTATGCAAGCAGCTGGTCGAGTTGTTACCTTGTGCAATATAAACACAGATCTGCTCACACAAATCATTAAAAGAACCTAAAAATCCAGCCAAGAACGCACATCAGAGACTGGAATTGTGGTGGGAGTGCTTGGCACagagcaaaaaagaaaaaaaaaaatttacagacATTCTGAAAACAATTAATTTACCAGAGAGTGGACTTTGATGGATAGGAATCCATGCTGCCAGCAATACCTTGTCAGATTGGGAATCAAAACTTGGAACAAGATCCAAGTTAGATTATAAATACTCCAATGGAGTCCTTCACagaaaaatgcacagaaaattTGTTTTTGTGGAATAGCGACTCCAGAGCCGCCATCCCAGGCTGTTATGCCATTGAGGAATGTTCATTCCTTTGGGCCATGGGACACAGATCTCAGTCTGATCAGAATCCCTCAGGTTTGACTGCTTCACATGAGGACCTGCACTGAATATTCCACCCAAATCTGGGCTGCCCTGTGGCAGAAGGACATTGCCAGAAGGATGGGAAAGATTGGCACCATTGCTGGAAAAAATGAAGTCACTGCAGCTGTGAAGAAACCCAGGTGAAgtgttcttttaattttttagaattttagCCGTTAGAATGACTTGGCATGAGTTGAAGTTCCAAATAAGATCAGTGTGCTTTTAGTGTGTGGTATCTGCAACAATGATTTTGTAACGGTTTGAAATGAGTAATGAAGGATTGCCTTGGTTTAGAAATAAACCTGAGGTGTTTTGCATGTCCCAGCCTCCAGTTTGCAGGCACAGCCTTTGATCCTCGCAGACCTGCAGCACTCTGTGAATTTCCTGCTGGAAAACCACAGCgtgtgtttggtttggtttcaggGTGTGTTTGCAGCAGTTCCCCAGCAACTCCCAGAGAGAAGGGTGCTGAGTTCTTGGGTGCCTTTAAAGCAGCTTTAAggcaccctcctcctcctccctgagcTGTACCAGCCCCGATTTCAGTGCTGCTGATCTTATTTCTGTGTAACTCACATGGAATTTCATTCTGGCTGCAGGGTTGTGCCTGGCattggagctgcctgggaagCAGAATGAGCACAATGATCCTTTATGCCACTGAAACTCCCCCTGAGAGCAGCCTTATCCCAGAACGAGAATGCACTTCCCAAATTGCTCATATCACATTGTGTGGGTAATAAATCACAACTTCTCCCCTCACCAACTGCTCTCCTGGCATGGGGAGATGGGAACTCAGCACTCTCCACTGGGATAAAACCTCCCGGTGAGGATTTTAAATGGCATTATCAATCCAACAGCTTTATTCAGGATTTTAAGTGGCATTATCAATCCAACAGCTTTATTCATGAGGTCTTGCACCTAAAACCAATTCTAACCAATCTGCAGTGACTTCAGTTGTGAAATGGGGCTGCTGATACAATAATAAGATATAATCTCCTGTGTGTATTATACTTAATAGAGACACGGGCTCTGAACAAAGTCTGGTTTCCTTCAGCCTCACAGACTTGGGCCATGACAAGACATTTGGGAGAGTTCATTGCAAATTGGAAGAATGTTTAATTCTCTCTCCTCTTAATTGCACTTCTGTGTAATTCAGTTTAAGAACAGCCATCCCTGTTGTCAATGACTGCTGAGTGCTTCCCAGCTTTTCACATATtgctgtttccattgctgggcCATGTGGTTCAGATCAGGCCAACAAATGCCTGATTGTTCTGTGCTGGCCAGGTCACAGAGAACGGGTTTGCTTAAAAACtaacctgcagcaggagcaggaactaAAGCTGAGTGTGTTCAGTCTGTGTGTGAGGAATCAAGGAGCATTTCTGTAGCTTTTGGCTGCTCCCAAGGATTActgtgctgagctggagctgtgtgatTTGTCCAGCTTGGGCTGTCTGGGAGGCAGATTTGTGTCACTGAGGACAGAGGGGGAAACACAGTCCTGTAACAGGGGACTGCTGTGAGAAAGGAGAGCAGAAATCATCACGATTTCCTGTGCTGTTTGTTCAGATAAAACAGAGCTCACGCCTTGTGGAAAGTGCACTTTATTTCAGGTATGGAAAGGTGTCACACAGGAGGATCTGTCTTTAGGCTTTCTTGCCTCTTCTGACAAGTGTTACTCCACCATATGTTATAGTCTGTGGGAGACAAATACACATTTTTATAGCTAAGTGGCAGAAGTGGCTGTAATTCATGCATAAACCCATCCTAGTCCACAAGAAAACACAGTCACAGCACCTGCCTGTAAATATATGTACAACACTAAAATATATGTACAACACTAAAATATATGTACAACATTTGCATGAAGGAAAAGTTGCAGTTGGTTGTGCCCTTGGAGCAGTCTTTATCCACTCTGTAAACACTCTGAGCTAGCCaacattttttccttcagcatttttcTGCAAGTGCCTTTATTTTCACTTATTTGCACTTACCTCCaccatttcatttccttttactTCCTGCTCGTGAGAGAATTTATCTGATTTGCACACCAGCTTCCCATTGACCAAGTTCACAGTGCACTGTTGGgacatttaaaaaacatttttaaaaattagattttGGAATTCAATTCCAGCAAGAAGAGGAATAATAAATAGGAAATAAATTACACTCCTGTTTCATAATGACAGCTGTTAATTTAAACTGGAGAGCACAGCATTTGAATAGGAGTTTTAAGAACATTTCTGTTTGTTAAAGTGGTAGAAATATTTGCAAATTGAACTGGTACAAACAAATTGCACTCACACACAGACTGAGGTTCAGGGATAAAGAAAGATCCTGTTCCAGGAATGCTTTACCTTCAGCTTCCTGCCATCCATGGTGGTGATGTCAGCCTCCTTGCCCAGTGTAAATGAGTTGGTTACAGATTTGTGGGGTGTTTTGGATGTCACAACAAAGTCGTTGCCTTTTTGTTGTATTTCAACAACAGGCTTAATGTCTTTGGCCATTTTGATGGTGTCATCTGGCAACCCTGCAAAAACAGGCAAAACAGGAATTTTGTTATGGAAATAGCAAAATAGCAAATTGTGCCTCCAACAAAGGcacaaaaatccaaaccagTACTGGAAGGTGATGTCCAAGTTAAAAGATGAATCCTGGTTTGGATTCCTCTCTTCTCTATGGTTTTTTTTGCTGCATTCCTTCTGGtctggttgggttttggggtgatatCTGGTGATGTGTCACATTATGCAGTTTGTTGTCCTAAGGGCTGCCCATGGGGTGATGATGCTCCATGAACAGAACCACGTGTGCATTATGTTATTTTCCCAGGGAGTTGGGGGATTTTCTGTCCAGTCAGAGCTGGAACACTGGGAGTACCTCACTCTCcctttttggggtgtccctggcaTGATTTGGAGGTGTCATTGTCACCAGGAGAGGGGTTGGGTCTGTCACACTGTCAGACCAGGCTTTCCAACTGGAACTGCATCTCCCtctcctgaatatctcctattTACTGTTCAATCCCCAACAGGAATGTTTTATTGGCAAAGGTAAGTGCACATTTATTGGTGTAGCCAACTGGAACTGCATCTCCCtctcctgaatatctcctattTCCTCTTCAAAACCCAACAGGAATCTTTTGTTGGCAAAGGTAAGTGCACATTTATTGGTGTAGCACCTCCTAATCCTCCCAGATTAGATTTGATAATCACCCAGAGATTACTGACATTATCACACTTGATAAGCACTGCCAGGTTTCTGACCACTTTTAGGTGATAATTATTCCCAGATTACTGACAGCATTTGTGCTGCAGGAAAGGCTTCTGTACAATAATTGGGAGGCTGAATAAATCATTGATGCCTTGTTTCTAGTTATATATGTTTATTAAATTACAGGTAATTACACAACAACTCTTCTTTGGGGGTTATCTGTAACATTTCTCCATCAATATGTATTATATGTTAtgtgttatatgttatatgttatatgttatacactatatataatatatagtatatagtatatactatatactatatactatatacttattatatattatatagataaTAGATagtatatattacatataattattatatattgtatatattatcTATTATAACTTTCAGCTTCTTTTCCCATCCAAATTCAATCAAACAGACCGAACCAACCAACTACTATAGATAGTAGATagtatatattacatataattataatatatattatatatattatctaTTATAAGTTGCAGCTTCTTTTCCCATCCAAATTCAATCAAACAGACCGAACCAACCAACTACTATAGATAGTAGATagtatatattacatataattataatatattttatatatattatctaTTATAACTTTCAGCTTCTTTTCCCATCCAAATTCAATGACACAGACTGAACCAAGCAGGGCAGTTTGTCCCAGAAATAAAGGACAATTCCATGGGAGCACAGCAGTCAGAGCTGAggtggcagtggctgaggaggaggaggaggaggcacttACCCAGAGCCTTGAGGAAGGCCTCGAGGTTCTCCTGAGCGTAGATGTGCCAGGTGCCAGCGAATGCCATGGTGGGACACAGCAagggctgcccctgccctcgggGATGCTCTTTATGGACACACAGGGGCCAGCCCAGATCGGCAGAGGGCTAATTATTAACTGGGAACAGCAATCATTAATCAGTTATTTGTTCTTAATGAGCATAACCTCTCGTTCATGCTGCTCTCACCTTGAGGGTTGGCATGCTGTGTTTGTTGTGGGGTACTGACCTGTGTCCAGCCTTGTTGGAAAGTGTTGCAGTGCAGCttcatttgtttgctttttcttcacaACTTCAGTGTTTAACACATTCTCTGTGTCTTGGGTAGAATTCTTCAGATAAAGTTACAGCAGATCAAGGGGATTGGTGTTGTACAGCAGGAACTTCCTAATTATCACAATGTTCTCTGCTGTGAACCTTAATGAATGAATAAAATAGAATGAATAAAATCATTCTATTTCTTTTCAAATTGGGGGCCTCCCATTGAGGACAGGCAAAATCACATTGGAGTGGGACATGAGTGATGACTTTATCCAGCAGATGTCAGTGATGTGCATCTAATGGAATTGAATTAAACTCAGCTTCTTTTTACGTTTTATTTTAATAGAAGATAAAAGATGAAACAGGGAACATTGCTGGGAGAGTGAATGCAGGAAGCAAATAGGAtgtgttgttttttcttctcaCCAACTACACAAGGGTTTCTTCCCTCACTCCAGCCCTTGTGATGTTCCTTGCTGTCTGTGCAGGCCTGACTGTTGATTTTGGAAGACTTTCATTAGATGTGCCTTGCAATTAGATTGCTTAATTCAAACAGAGCCTTATCCCAGTGGTGGGTGACCTCTCTGAGTTAACTTTTCATTCTATTTAAATAGAGACCCAGTGCTCAGCTTCTTCTTACCAACTCACCACCCTTTTTTAGTAGGTAATTTTAAAGAAGGTTCACACAGAAAGAGCCACATTTGTGACTACATTTGCCTGTGAGAATTCCTGATTTGCAGGGTCATTTTAATGTGTGGAGCATGTCCTGACTTCTCAGGTGTAGTGATTTCATCATGGATGTACTCAAAGCAGTGCTGAGATGGCACCAAGGGGTTCAGTTTaatgacacacacacagaggctaCAAGAAAATCTGTTACATGTAGAGATTTAATATAAAAACCCTCCACTGAAAGCCCACACAGATTTACCAGGGCAGAGTCTCTCTGGAGAGTGAACATGCAGTGCACACACgtgtgagcacacacacacacacacacacacaccagaaTTGTTCTATAACTGCCAAACCACTGAAATACTGctaaaataaacacagagacaccAAAAGGCATCTGAAGGAGTTAAATTCCTTTCAGATTCAAGGAGACAATAAATTCATTTACGCTTTTTTGTGGCAATCCCAGCTGGGATTTCCTGCTCTGTTCCTACTGGGATCTCCCCGTGTTTATAGACACTGATGGTGACCTGCCCTGTTTCAGAGCCATATTTATTCTTGACATAGATGCTGTATTTTCCTGTGTCTTCATTGCAGACCCTCTCTATGGTGATTGTGACCATTGAGCCCTTCACATCCATC of Zonotrichia albicollis isolate bZonAlb1 chromosome 20, bZonAlb1.hap1, whole genome shotgun sequence contains these proteins:
- the LOC102064887 gene encoding fatty acid-binding protein, liver-like; its protein translation is MAFAGTWHIYAQENLEAFLKALGLPDDTIKMAKDIKPVVEIQQKGNDFVVTSKTPHKSVTNSFTLGKEADITTMDGRKLKCTVNLVNGKLVCKSDKFSHEQEVKGNEMVETITYGGVTLVRRGKKA